The Paraburkholderia sp. ZP32-5 genome includes a window with the following:
- a CDS encoding LysR family transcriptional regulator produces MKIDTLGVQAFVAIADRGSFQGAADALHVTQTAITQRLRKLETYLGVTLIERTTRSMALTEIGRSFLPQARRLLGELADALVEIRETGMARRGDVSIACVPTVGVQYLPRILQAYSTHYPHNRIKILDHASAAVESAVLRREAEFGINIEREHHPDLATVPLTEDRYVLICHEEHPLAKRRRIAWRHLQAYPLIFAGEVSGNRALLDAALESSALALRSFYEVQRSSTALGLVAQRVGAAVVPALALQKGAYPTVRTVELIQPVVSRTLVLVARKTAQLSPAAQALYDMIRAQATLKA; encoded by the coding sequence ATGAAAATCGACACGCTCGGTGTGCAGGCTTTCGTCGCGATTGCCGATCGCGGCAGCTTCCAGGGTGCGGCCGATGCGCTGCACGTCACGCAAACCGCGATCACGCAGCGGCTGCGCAAGCTCGAAACCTATCTCGGCGTCACGCTGATCGAGCGGACTACGCGTTCGATGGCGCTCACCGAAATCGGCCGCAGTTTTCTGCCGCAGGCGCGCCGTCTGCTGGGCGAACTGGCCGATGCGCTGGTCGAGATTCGCGAGACCGGCATGGCGCGGCGCGGCGACGTATCGATCGCATGCGTGCCGACCGTCGGGGTCCAGTACTTGCCCCGCATTCTGCAGGCGTATTCGACGCACTATCCGCACAACCGCATCAAGATTCTCGACCACGCGTCGGCGGCGGTCGAGTCCGCGGTACTGCGCCGCGAAGCCGAGTTCGGCATCAATATCGAGCGCGAGCATCATCCGGATCTGGCGACGGTGCCGCTCACCGAAGACCGCTATGTGCTGATCTGCCACGAGGAGCATCCGCTCGCGAAGCGGCGACGCATCGCGTGGCGGCATTTGCAGGCCTATCCGTTGATTTTCGCCGGCGAGGTCAGCGGCAATCGCGCGCTGCTCGATGCGGCGCTCGAGTCGAGCGCCCTCGCGCTGCGTTCGTTCTATGAGGTGCAGCGAAGTTCGACCGCGCTCGGGCTCGTCGCGCAGCGGGTCGGCGCGGCGGTGGTGCCGGCGCTCGCGCTGCAGAAAGGCGCGTATCCGACGGTGCGTACCGTCGAGCTGATACAGCCGGTGGTGTCGCGCACGCTGGTGCTGGTCGCGCGCAAGACCGCGCAACTGTCGCCGGCCGCGCAGGCGCTCTATGACATGATCCGCGCGCAGGCCACGCTCAAAGCCTGA
- a CDS encoding glutathione S-transferase family protein — protein sequence MLQILGKTTSINVRKVLWTCAELGVSFEQEDWGSGFRSTDVAEFRALNPNALVPVIRDGEFVLWESNSIIRYLANRYRGEWLYPADALERARCDQWIDWQASELNRSWSYAFMGLVRRSPAHQDAQQIALSCANWSKHMAIVEQQLARTGAFIAGQSFSLADIPIALSANRWLETPQQHDDFPALTAYMARLSERSGYREYCRNGTP from the coding sequence ATGCTGCAGATACTCGGCAAGACCACTTCGATCAATGTCCGCAAGGTGCTGTGGACCTGCGCGGAACTCGGCGTTTCGTTCGAACAGGAAGACTGGGGCTCGGGCTTCCGTTCGACCGACGTCGCGGAATTTCGCGCGCTCAATCCCAATGCATTGGTGCCGGTAATTCGCGACGGCGAGTTCGTGCTGTGGGAATCGAATTCGATCATCCGTTATCTGGCGAACCGCTATCGCGGCGAATGGCTGTATCCGGCGGATGCGCTCGAACGCGCGCGCTGCGATCAATGGATCGACTGGCAGGCGAGCGAATTGAACCGCTCGTGGAGCTATGCATTCATGGGGCTGGTGCGGCGTTCGCCCGCGCATCAGGACGCGCAGCAGATCGCGCTGTCGTGCGCGAACTGGTCGAAGCATATGGCGATCGTCGAGCAACAGCTTGCGCGTACCGGCGCGTTTATCGCCGGGCAGTCGTTCTCGCTCGCCGACATTCCGATCGCGCTGTCGGCGAACCGCTGGCTCGAAACACCGCAGCAGCACGACGATTTTCCGGCACTGACCGCGTATATGGCGCGGCTCTCGGAACGCAGCGGCTATCGCGAGTATTGCCGGAACGGGACGCCTTGA
- the fabV gene encoding enoyl-ACP reductase FabV, which yields MIIKPRVRGFICVSTHPTGCEANVKEQIEYVKARGPIANGPKKVLVIGASTGYGLAARISAAFGSGAATLGVFFERAGSETKSGTAGWYNTAAFEKFATAEGLYATSVNGDAFSDAVKARTIEVIKRDLGKVDLVVYSLAAPKRQHPKTGEVFSSVLKPIGKAVSLRGIDTDKEVIKETVLEPATPEEIAHTVAVMGGEDWQMWMDALADAGVLADGAKTTAFTYLGEKITHDIYWNGSIGAAKKDLDQKVLGIRAKLAANGGDARVAVLKAVVTQASSAIPMMPLYLSLLFKVMKEQGTHEGCIEQVYGLYKDSLYGAQPHLDDEGRLRADYKELDPQVQGRVQELWNQVTNDNIYELTDFAGYKSDFLRLFGFDMKGIDYEADVNPDVQIPNLVQV from the coding sequence ATGATCATCAAACCGCGTGTGCGTGGCTTCATCTGTGTATCGACCCATCCGACCGGCTGCGAAGCCAACGTCAAGGAACAGATCGAGTATGTGAAGGCACGCGGCCCCATCGCCAACGGCCCGAAGAAAGTGCTCGTGATCGGCGCATCGACCGGTTACGGCCTCGCCGCCCGCATCAGCGCCGCCTTCGGCTCGGGCGCGGCGACCCTCGGTGTGTTCTTCGAGCGCGCCGGCAGCGAAACCAAATCGGGCACGGCCGGCTGGTACAACACCGCCGCCTTCGAGAAATTCGCCACCGCCGAAGGCCTGTACGCGACCAGCGTCAACGGCGATGCGTTCTCCGATGCAGTGAAGGCGCGCACGATCGAAGTCATCAAGCGCGATCTCGGCAAGGTCGACCTCGTCGTCTATAGCCTCGCGGCGCCGAAGCGCCAGCATCCGAAGACCGGTGAAGTGTTCAGCTCGGTGCTGAAGCCGATCGGTAAGGCGGTCAGCCTGCGCGGCATCGACACCGACAAGGAAGTGATCAAGGAAACCGTGCTCGAACCGGCCACGCCGGAAGAAATCGCGCACACGGTTGCGGTGATGGGCGGCGAAGACTGGCAGATGTGGATGGACGCACTCGCCGACGCCGGCGTGCTCGCGGACGGCGCGAAGACCACCGCGTTCACCTACCTCGGCGAGAAGATCACTCACGACATCTACTGGAACGGTTCGATCGGCGCGGCCAAGAAGGATCTCGACCAGAAGGTGCTCGGCATCCGCGCGAAACTCGCGGCCAACGGTGGCGATGCGCGCGTCGCGGTGCTGAAAGCGGTCGTCACGCAGGCCAGCTCGGCGATTCCAATGATGCCGCTGTATCTGTCGCTGCTCTTCAAGGTGATGAAGGAACAAGGCACGCACGAGGGCTGCATCGAGCAGGTCTACGGCCTGTACAAGGACAGCCTCTACGGTGCCCAGCCGCATCTGGACGACGAAGGCCGACTGCGCGCCGACTACAAGGAACTCGACCCGCAAGTGCAGGGCCGCGTGCAGGAACTGTGGAATCAGGTGACCAACGACAACATCTACGAGCTCACCGATTTCGCCGGCTACAAGAGCGATTTTCTGCGTCTGTTCGGCTTCGACATGAAGGGCATCGATTACGAAGCGGACGTCAATCCGGATGTGCAGATTCCGAATCTGGTGCAGGTTTGA
- a CDS encoding penicillin-binding protein 1A encodes MKRLISFFLAALDKGLTAANPLIAQGWWHLRHPTRRTVAWGLAALPVLFVLYVLLLIPFTPSIGDIRKAKIEQPAQILSADGKLLAEFKPSNREWVKLNEISPNVVNALIATEDHRFYQHFGLDWRRTASAALHTFSGDRQGGSTITQQLARNLYPDEIGRAPTLTRKLKEAITALKIEAFYTKSEILETYLNTVPFLYNAYGIEMAARTYFDKSASDLNVLEAATLTGMLKGNSYYNPVLNPERALERRNTVLAQMVKYGKLTPANFATLSRKPLRLDFERQVEPPGPAPHFTQQLRRWLVAWADRNDYNIYSDGLVVRTTLDSRLQTMATQAVTLQGNQLQGIANSAWGARSGCSADKDLMRTFLRETPDFRAAKDSGLSDDDALKKLLADRKLVQNVCDTKTRVQADFLAMDPRTGEIKAWVGSRDFGEDPFDHVQQARRQPGSTFKPFVYAAAFEAGAKPDDKLPDNPVEIQLAGGEIWKPSDEDDPSGREISLRDALAYSRNRITAQVMQSVGPNKVARLARAMGVRDSQLDPVPSLALGTSPVTLKEMVSAYGTIANLGNYVEPLMVTRIEDRNGNVLAQFAPASPTRELPADAARTLVDVMRDVVSRGTGASIRTRFGVRGDVAGKTGTTQGNADGWFILIQPQLVAGAWVGFNDSRVTLRSDYYGQGAHSALPIVGDFFQRAQRSRLVDSRLKFDTEQPPSWFAERAARLSDWFGHLFSRTPDRPQKQVVARAPTRHAPVTTAAPAPHAGSAAAAASPNAAASAPAVHALPVAPRELPPLLTAPDASPLPAVGNAVDGETRGVGAPAIAPTPTPDDAMPPDAGGQGSGGAGNQTGNDPGSGAN; translated from the coding sequence GTGAAGCGCCTCATCTCCTTCTTTCTGGCGGCCCTCGACAAAGGGCTGACCGCCGCGAACCCGCTGATCGCGCAGGGCTGGTGGCATCTGCGCCACCCGACGCGCCGCACCGTCGCGTGGGGACTCGCCGCGCTGCCGGTGCTGTTCGTGCTGTACGTGCTGCTGCTGATTCCGTTCACGCCGAGCATCGGCGACATCCGCAAGGCGAAAATCGAGCAACCCGCGCAGATCCTGTCCGCCGACGGCAAGCTGCTCGCCGAGTTCAAACCGTCGAATCGCGAATGGGTGAAGCTGAACGAGATTTCGCCGAACGTCGTGAATGCGCTGATCGCAACCGAAGATCACCGCTTCTACCAGCATTTCGGTCTCGACTGGCGACGCACCGCGTCGGCCGCGCTGCATACGTTTTCCGGCGACCGCCAGGGCGGCTCGACGATCACGCAGCAGCTCGCGCGCAATCTGTACCCCGATGAAATCGGCCGCGCGCCGACGCTGACGCGCAAGCTGAAGGAAGCGATCACCGCGCTGAAAATCGAGGCGTTCTATACGAAGAGTGAGATCCTCGAAACCTACCTGAATACGGTGCCGTTCCTGTACAACGCGTACGGCATCGAGATGGCCGCGCGCACCTATTTCGACAAGTCGGCGTCGGATCTGAACGTGCTCGAAGCGGCGACGCTGACCGGCATGCTGAAGGGCAACAGCTACTACAACCCGGTGCTCAATCCCGAGCGCGCGCTCGAGCGGCGCAATACGGTGCTCGCGCAGATGGTCAAGTACGGCAAGCTCACGCCCGCCAACTTCGCCACGCTGAGCCGCAAACCGTTGCGTCTGGACTTCGAGCGCCAGGTCGAGCCGCCCGGACCCGCGCCGCACTTCACGCAGCAGTTGCGCAGGTGGCTGGTCGCGTGGGCCGATCGCAACGACTACAACATTTACTCCGACGGCCTCGTCGTGCGCACGACGCTCGATTCGCGTCTGCAGACGATGGCCACCCAGGCGGTCACGCTGCAGGGCAACCAGTTGCAGGGCATCGCCAATTCGGCGTGGGGCGCGCGCTCGGGCTGCTCGGCGGACAAGGACCTGATGCGCACGTTCCTGCGCGAAACGCCCGACTTTCGCGCGGCGAAAGATAGCGGCCTGTCCGATGACGATGCACTGAAGAAACTGCTCGCCGATCGCAAACTGGTGCAGAACGTCTGCGATACGAAGACACGCGTGCAGGCCGACTTCCTCGCGATGGACCCGCGCACCGGCGAGATCAAGGCATGGGTCGGCAGCCGCGACTTCGGCGAGGATCCGTTCGATCACGTGCAGCAGGCGCGTCGTCAGCCGGGCTCGACGTTCAAGCCGTTCGTCTACGCGGCCGCGTTCGAAGCGGGCGCGAAACCCGACGACAAGCTGCCCGACAACCCGGTCGAAATCCAGCTAGCTGGCGGCGAAATCTGGAAGCCGAGTGACGAGGACGACCCGAGCGGCCGCGAGATCAGCCTGCGCGACGCGCTCGCGTATTCGCGCAACCGCATCACCGCGCAGGTGATGCAATCGGTCGGCCCGAACAAGGTTGCGCGACTCGCGCGTGCAATGGGCGTGCGCGACAGCCAGCTCGATCCGGTGCCGTCGCTCGCGCTCGGCACGAGCCCGGTGACGTTGAAGGAGATGGTGTCGGCGTACGGCACGATCGCCAATCTCGGCAACTACGTCGAGCCGCTGATGGTCACGCGCATCGAGGATCGCAACGGCAATGTGCTCGCGCAATTCGCGCCGGCCTCGCCGACCCGCGAACTGCCCGCCGACGCCGCGCGCACGCTCGTCGACGTGATGCGCGACGTGGTGAGCCGCGGCACCGGCGCGAGCATCCGCACGCGCTTTGGCGTGCGCGGCGACGTCGCGGGCAAGACCGGCACGACCCAGGGCAACGCGGACGGCTGGTTTATCCTGATCCAGCCGCAACTGGTGGCGGGCGCGTGGGTCGGCTTCAACGACAGCCGCGTGACGCTGCGCAGCGATTACTACGGGCAGGGCGCGCATAGCGCGCTGCCGATCGTCGGCGATTTCTTCCAGCGCGCGCAGCGCTCGCGCCTCGTCGATAGCCGTCTGAAGTTCGATACCGAGCAGCCGCCGAGCTGGTTTGCCGAGCGCGCGGCGAGGTTGAGCGACTGGTTCGGCCATCTGTTCTCGCGGACGCCGGACAGGCCGCAGAAGCAGGTCGTCGCGCGGGCGCCGACGCGACACGCGCCGGTGACGACGGCAGCGCCGGCGCCGCATGCGGGTTCCGCGGCGGCTGCCGCATCGCCGAACGCTGCTGCGTCTGCGCCTGCAGTACACGCCTTGCCGGTCGCGCCGCGTGAACTGCCGCCGCTGCTGACGGCGCCGGACGCGTCGCCGTTGCCGGCGGTAGGCAATGCGGTCGATGGCGAAACACGCGGCGTCGGTGCGCCGGCCATCGCGCCGACCCCGACCCCGGACGATGCGATGCCGCCGGATGCGGGCGGGCAGGGTAGCGGCGGCGCTGGCAACCAGACCGGCAACGACCCCGGCAGCGGCGCGAACTAA
- a CDS encoding MFS transporter, with amino-acid sequence MDLEASTIHRVTIRLVPFLMLCYFIAYLDRVNVGFAALQMNKALDLSASAFGFGAGVFFIAYFFFEVPSNLLLERFGARRWIARIMFTWGILAGAMAFIPDIARFTGMSAAHVFYGLRILLGVAEAGFFPGIIFLLTLWFPAAYRGRVVGYFMAAIPLSTVIGGPISGALLSLDGRGGLGGWQWLYLIEALPALLLSFAVLFYLTDKPADATWLSDDQRDWLMARQKQEREHREAVHSFSVKEALINPRVLAIALIYFGANATNYGLSFFLPQIIKSFGLSNLQTGFVTALPYVVGLFGMIAWGRHSDRKLERRWHVAIALLVAAGGIAAAAGLDNPVQKMIALSIAGFGIFGCLPVIWTLPAAFLSGAAAAGGIAAINSLGNLAGFFGPFAMGWIKDSTGGFGAGLLCLAGAGMVGMAAVLLLHHDTSLERTHGNPHAQPPGGAGVARY; translated from the coding sequence ATGGATCTCGAGGCAAGCACTATCCACCGCGTCACGATTCGGCTCGTACCGTTCCTGATGCTTTGCTATTTCATCGCGTATCTGGATCGCGTGAACGTCGGCTTCGCGGCGCTGCAGATGAACAAGGCGCTCGATCTGTCCGCGAGCGCATTCGGCTTCGGCGCCGGCGTGTTCTTCATCGCCTATTTCTTCTTTGAGGTGCCGTCGAATCTGCTGCTCGAACGCTTTGGCGCGCGCCGCTGGATCGCGCGAATCATGTTCACGTGGGGCATCCTCGCGGGCGCGATGGCGTTTATCCCCGATATCGCGCGCTTCACCGGCATGTCGGCCGCGCATGTGTTCTACGGGCTGCGCATCCTGCTCGGCGTGGCCGAGGCCGGCTTCTTCCCGGGCATCATTTTTCTGCTCACATTGTGGTTTCCGGCCGCGTACCGAGGCCGCGTGGTCGGCTACTTCATGGCGGCGATTCCGCTATCGACGGTGATCGGCGGCCCGATCTCGGGCGCGCTGCTGTCGCTCGACGGCCGCGGCGGCCTCGGCGGCTGGCAGTGGCTGTATCTGATCGAGGCGCTGCCCGCGTTGCTGCTGTCGTTCGCGGTGCTGTTCTATCTGACCGACAAGCCCGCCGACGCGACATGGCTCTCCGACGACCAACGCGACTGGCTAATGGCGCGGCAGAAGCAGGAGCGCGAGCATCGCGAGGCCGTGCACAGCTTCAGCGTGAAGGAGGCACTGATCAACCCGCGCGTGCTGGCGATCGCGCTGATCTATTTCGGCGCAAACGCAACCAATTACGGCCTGAGCTTTTTCCTGCCGCAGATCATCAAGTCGTTCGGGCTCTCCAATCTGCAAACGGGCTTCGTGACCGCGCTGCCGTATGTGGTCGGACTGTTCGGCATGATCGCGTGGGGCCGGCATTCGGACCGCAAGCTGGAGCGTCGCTGGCATGTGGCGATCGCGCTGCTGGTGGCGGCCGGCGGTATTGCCGCCGCGGCCGGGCTCGACAATCCGGTGCAGAAGATGATCGCGCTGTCGATCGCCGGGTTCGGCATCTTCGGCTGCCTGCCGGTGATCTGGACGTTGCCGGCCGCGTTCCTGTCGGGCGCGGCAGCCGCGGGCGGCATCGCGGCGATCAATTCGCTCGGCAATCTGGCGGGCTTTTTCGGGCCGTTCGCGATGGGCTGGATCAAGGACAGCACCGGCGGCTTCGGCGCCGGGCTGCTGTGCCTCGCGGGCGCCGGGATGGTCGGCATGGCGGCGGTGTTGCTGCTGCATCACGATACGTCGCTCGAAAGGACGCATGGGAATCCGCATGCGCAGCCGCCGGGCGGCGCTGGCGTGGCGAGGTATTAG
- a CDS encoding DNA-binding protein, protein MTLESDIEAAREHASDTQALYREVCALLFFRYGETPTANRLYQLVRKGSMSAPAKALRDFWVEVRDKTRVDVGRPDLPPEVASAAGELVAQLWRLSSDAASAALDTFRQDADAQIAAAREQSRQYDNERQQAVENAEQAANDASALRTRIGVLDARIVELQTANDMLAAQLAASKEEIASASTALADARRDFAEELAKLRRAHEQNEQRLAAAEKRALLEIEAERTAAQRLRKELQASQERAVALEADHRTQNDALRDELASTKAELAASNARDALNSAQLVEKDTLLAERGAAVALLRDRIETMSRQLDTARAARGVARPARLSREKAVPQGRAPGAFSGAGFIRRVSHAKTSESEE, encoded by the coding sequence ATGACCCTCGAATCCGACATCGAAGCCGCCCGCGAGCACGCGTCCGACACGCAGGCGCTGTATCGCGAAGTCTGTGCGCTGCTGTTTTTCCGTTACGGCGAAACGCCAACCGCCAACCGGCTTTATCAGCTCGTGCGCAAAGGCAGCATGAGCGCGCCAGCCAAGGCACTACGCGATTTCTGGGTCGAGGTGCGCGACAAAACCCGAGTCGACGTCGGCCGTCCGGATTTGCCGCCCGAGGTCGCGTCCGCGGCTGGAGAACTCGTGGCGCAGCTGTGGCGTCTGTCGAGCGATGCCGCGAGCGCCGCTCTCGACACATTCAGGCAGGACGCGGACGCACAGATCGCCGCGGCGCGCGAACAGTCCCGGCAGTACGACAACGAGCGCCAGCAGGCCGTGGAAAACGCCGAACAGGCAGCGAACGACGCGAGCGCGCTACGGACGCGCATCGGCGTGCTCGATGCACGCATCGTCGAACTGCAAACTGCCAATGACATGCTGGCCGCGCAGCTGGCGGCATCGAAGGAAGAAATTGCGTCGGCAAGCACCGCGTTGGCCGACGCGCGGCGAGATTTCGCCGAGGAGCTGGCGAAGCTGCGCCGTGCGCACGAACAGAACGAACAGCGGCTCGCTGCCGCGGAAAAGCGCGCATTGCTTGAAATCGAAGCCGAACGGACGGCCGCGCAGCGTCTGCGCAAGGAGCTTCAGGCGAGTCAGGAACGCGCGGTCGCGCTGGAAGCTGACCACCGGACGCAAAACGACGCACTGCGCGATGAGTTGGCATCGACGAAGGCCGAACTCGCGGCGTCGAATGCACGAGATGCGCTAAATAGCGCGCAACTAGTCGAGAAAGATACTTTGCTGGCCGAACGCGGCGCCGCGGTGGCGTTGCTGCGCGACCGTATCGAGACGATGTCGCGGCAGCTCGACACGGCGCGCGCGGCGAGGGGAGTCGCACGCCCTGCCCGCCTCTCCCGTGAAAAAGCGGTACCGCAGGGCCGCGCGCCAGGCGCTTTTTCAGGCGCGGGATTTATCAGACGTGTATCTCACGCGAAGACGTCCGAGTCTGAAGAATGA
- a CDS encoding phosphocholine-specific phospholipase C, with product MDSERHRRLRKGGGKADAAGQGSSGRARPRRDFLRVTAGSLGGSLAAAWLPGWIRDALATPAKATTGTIDDVEHIVIFTQENRSFDHYFGKLRGVRGFNDRTVISLPNGNPVWKQPTGTHYMLPFHISTATTSATCAKAPSMSYLTDIAMWNKGLCNAWNTARQPGLGMSYFSRDDLPFYYALADAFTICDQYYASTFTQTNPNRLHLFSGSSGLSAGFEPALDNAESTQGFKWQTVAEMLETAGVSWRVYQQADNFDDNALAFFHSFKSALPTSALYRKGMATVADIAQAFAADVASGRLPQVSWIIAPTALSEHANYHPQAGEDLSARLLAALAAQPEVWSRTVFLLNYDEQGGFFDHLPPPTPPGSDAEGKTTVATTGELYDGLPIGLGFRVPMTVVSPWSRGGYVCSEVFDHTSVIQFIERRFRLHCRNISAWRRSICGDLTSAFNFQKPDASWPALPDTSAYVARANLQCSSLPAPSVPTIQSMPKQESGTRASRALPYEFRADASVDPANGEFSLLLTNSGKSGAAFAAYDLVAGTRLPRRYALDPGTQLTDSWTRSQLNGTRYSIALHGANGFLRIFRGDFGRRQGLKTAQPEAVLSYDIANDAVRVTMRNAGDADCRLTVRSNAYRSGKNQWTFFVAAGSELSMSWLVAAHGNWYDLSVTADTEPAFLRRFAGRLENGRDLISDPAAA from the coding sequence GTGGACAGCGAACGTCACCGGCGATTACGGAAGGGCGGGGGCAAAGCCGACGCGGCAGGACAGGGCAGCAGCGGCCGCGCGAGGCCACGCCGTGATTTCCTGCGTGTCACGGCAGGCTCTTTGGGCGGCTCGTTGGCGGCGGCATGGCTGCCGGGCTGGATTCGCGACGCACTGGCGACGCCGGCAAAGGCCACGACCGGCACGATCGACGATGTCGAGCACATCGTGATCTTCACGCAGGAAAACCGCTCGTTCGACCACTACTTCGGCAAGCTGCGCGGCGTGCGCGGATTCAACGACCGGACCGTTATCAGCTTGCCGAACGGCAACCCGGTATGGAAGCAACCGACGGGCACGCATTACATGCTGCCATTCCACATCAGTACGGCGACCACCAGCGCGACCTGCGCGAAAGCGCCGTCGATGAGCTACCTGACCGACATTGCGATGTGGAACAAGGGGCTTTGCAACGCGTGGAATACGGCGCGTCAACCGGGACTCGGCATGAGTTATTTCTCGCGCGACGATCTGCCGTTCTACTACGCACTCGCCGATGCCTTCACGATCTGCGACCAGTACTACGCGTCGACGTTTACGCAGACCAACCCGAACCGCTTGCATCTGTTCAGCGGCAGCAGCGGTCTTTCCGCCGGCTTCGAACCGGCGCTGGACAATGCCGAGTCGACCCAGGGATTCAAATGGCAAACCGTGGCCGAAATGCTCGAGACGGCCGGCGTGAGCTGGCGCGTCTATCAGCAGGCCGATAACTTCGACGATAACGCGCTCGCGTTCTTTCACAGCTTCAAATCGGCCCTGCCGACGAGCGCGCTGTACCGTAAGGGCATGGCGACGGTTGCCGATATCGCTCAGGCCTTCGCGGCGGATGTCGCGTCGGGCAGGCTGCCGCAGGTCTCGTGGATCATCGCGCCGACAGCGCTGTCCGAGCACGCGAACTATCACCCACAGGCGGGGGAGGACCTGAGCGCAAGATTGTTGGCCGCGTTGGCAGCCCAACCCGAAGTGTGGTCACGGACGGTGTTCCTGCTGAACTACGACGAGCAGGGCGGCTTTTTCGATCATCTGCCGCCGCCCACACCACCGGGTAGCGACGCCGAGGGGAAGACCACCGTCGCGACGACGGGCGAGCTTTATGACGGTCTGCCGATCGGGCTTGGATTTCGTGTGCCGATGACCGTAGTGTCGCCGTGGTCCAGAGGAGGCTACGTCTGTTCGGAGGTGTTCGATCATACGTCGGTGATTCAATTTATCGAGCGACGATTCCGGCTTCATTGCCGCAACATCAGCGCGTGGCGCCGCTCGATTTGCGGCGATCTGACGTCGGCGTTCAATTTTCAGAAGCCGGATGCAAGCTGGCCCGCGTTACCGGACACGAGCGCCTATGTCGCGCGCGCTAATCTGCAATGCAGCTCGTTGCCCGCGCCATCGGTTCCGACAATCCAGTCGATGCCGAAGCAGGAGTCCGGTACGCGAGCTTCGCGCGCATTGCCTTATGAGTTTCGCGCCGATGCCAGCGTCGATCCGGCTAACGGCGAATTCTCGCTTCTGCTCACCAACAGCGGAAAAAGCGGGGCGGCGTTTGCCGCGTACGATCTCGTGGCTGGCACTCGCTTGCCACGTCGATATGCGCTCGATCCCGGCACGCAACTGACCGATAGCTGGACGCGGTCTCAGCTGAACGGCACGAGGTACTCGATTGCGTTGCATGGTGCGAATGGCTTCCTGCGGATTTTTCGCGGCGATTTCGGTCGAAGGCAGGGTTTGAAGACGGCGCAGCCGGAAGCCGTGCTGAGTTACGACATCGCGAATGATGCGGTCCGCGTGACCATGCGGAATGCGGGCGATGCCGATTGCCGGTTGACGGTCAGATCGAATGCCTATCGCAGCGGCAAAAACCAATGGACGTTTTTCGTGGCCGCCGGCAGCGAACTCAGCATGAGCTGGCTCGTCGCCGCGCATGGCAACTGGTACGACCTGAGCGTGACCGCCGATACCGAGCCAGCCTTCCTGCGGCGCTTCGCAGGGCGCCTTGAAAATGGGCGCGATCTGATTAGCGATCCGGCTGCTGCGTAG
- a CDS encoding cytochrome b has translation MIEPYDGRAPAYGIVARILHWLTVLLIAAQFLIGWTMPDVHKDTQPVGLIAWHLGVGAALIAVMVLRVVWRLTHRPAPDDLPPLLGLASRVTHLFLYICLLLVPLLGWINASSRGWSVHLAGVVPYPSLSPTGSPFGHAMGDVHGILAWVLFALIVLHILAALFHRFVLKDHVMRRMLPGAGPSSDAARDS, from the coding sequence GTGATCGAACCCTACGACGGCAGGGCACCCGCCTACGGCATCGTCGCGCGCATCCTGCACTGGCTGACGGTGCTGTTGATCGCAGCGCAGTTTCTGATCGGCTGGACGATGCCCGACGTGCATAAGGACACACAGCCCGTCGGGCTGATAGCGTGGCACCTTGGCGTCGGCGCGGCGCTGATAGCCGTGATGGTGCTGCGAGTTGTGTGGCGGCTGACCCACCGGCCCGCGCCGGACGACCTGCCGCCGTTGCTCGGTCTCGCTTCCCGCGTGACCCACCTTTTCCTCTATATCTGCTTACTGCTCGTGCCGCTGCTTGGCTGGATCAACGCGTCTTCGCGCGGCTGGTCGGTTCACCTCGCGGGCGTCGTGCCTTATCCGTCGTTGAGCCCGACAGGCTCGCCATTCGGCCACGCGATGGGCGATGTCCACGGCATCCTCGCATGGGTGCTGTTCGCGCTGATCGTCCTGCACATTCTGGCCGCGTTGTTCCATCGTTTTGTTCTGAAAGACCACGTCATGCGGCGGATGCTGCCGGGCGCCGGGCCGTCGAGCGACGCGGCACGCGATAGTTGA